The Drosophila sechellia strain sech25 chromosome 2L, ASM438219v1, whole genome shotgun sequence region AATTTGGGTCTGCTGGTAATCACTGCCCTGGACCTGATTATGGCGCTGGTCAAGAagggcggcgactctgagCTGCCGCTCTACGACCTGGATGTCTGGGGTCCCATCATCAAGTTCGCCACCTTCCTGTTGGTCTTCATACTCATCCCGCTGAATCGGAAGTACGGTGTGCAGACCACCGGATGTCAGTTCATCTTCTGGTTCCTGCTCACTGTGCTGTCGATTCCCCGCTGCCGCACTGAAGTTCGCCTGGACGCGGAACGCCAGAAGATTCTGAATTCGCAACAGCCCTCCGAGCAGGACTTTTCCTGGGAGGAGTATCAGTTCGTTAGCTTCTTTATCTTCTTCACCTTCACCAGCATGATGCTGATCCTGAACTGCTTCGCGGACGGAATGCCCAGACAGACCAAGTACCAGAGGGGTGAGAACGAGATTCCCGAGCTGTCAGCCAGTTTCCTTTCCCGCATCACCTATCAGTGGTTCGACAAAATGGCCCTCAAGGGCTATCGcaacccgctggaggagaaggatctgTGGGACCTGAGACCCCAGGACAGCTGCTCCGAGGTCATGCCCATCTTCGCACACCACTGGAACCAGAACGTGCGCAAGAACTACAAGAACAAGGCGCGCGTAGAACCCAAGGCGCAGTTTAGCAATGGCAACGTCACATTTGAGAATCCCCATGGTGAGAAGAATGGCCACAAGAAGGGCATGGCCAGTATTATGCCGCCAATTTACAAGTCCTTCGGAGGCGTCTTTCTATTCGGCGCCCTGATGAAGCTGTTCAGCGACACCCTGACATTTGCCCAGCCCCAAGTCCTGAGCTTGATCATCAGCTTCGTTGAGGCCAAAGAAGCCGAGCCCGAATGGAAGGGTATCCTATACGCTGTTCTGCTTTTCGTTTTGGCCGCTGCCCAAACCTTTATTCTGGGCCAATATTTCCACCGCATGTTCATTGTTGGCCTGCGAATTAGGACAGCTTTGATCAACGCCATCTACCGCAAGGCCCTGCGCATTTCGAACTCCACCAAAAAGGAGTCCACCGTGGGCGAGATCGTCAACCTTATGGCCGTGGATGCCCAGCGATTCATGGAACTGACCACCTACCTGAACATGATCTGGTCGGCGCCACTGCAGATCGGTCTGGCGCTGTATTTCCTTTGGCAGCAACTGGGACCGTCTGTGCTGGCCGGTTTGGCTGTGATGATTATCCTAATCCCTGTGAACGGAGTGATTGCCAGTCGCATCAAGACCTATCAGATCAGACAGATGAAGTACAAAGATGAGCGTGTTAAATTGATGAACGAAGTACTGAGTGGCATTAAGGTGAGTGGTCCCAGGACTGGGGCTTACTAGGATTTGAAGCCTAATCCCTTAAGTACAACAATTATCCTCTGTCATGCTGATTGCTGTCAGAAGTCGATGCTGGATTCTTGGTTAACCGCCTTTATAATCCACTTAGGTGCTCAAATTGTACGCCTGGGAACCGAGTTTCGAGAAGCAAGTGCTGGACATCCGTGACAAGGAGATTGCGACGCTGCGCTCCACTGCCTACTTGAACGCGGGCACTTCGTTCTTGTGGTCCTGTGCACCATTCCTGGTAAGATATGCCAGCCCTGCAGGGCTCTGAGTCCTCCGAGATTTCTTTACAGCTGACTGAGATGAGTTGGGCGTGTAGCATTGGACTAATCTGGCAAATATATGTACTTCGTGTCCGAACAAACAAAGGTTTCCTTGGTCACGTTCGCCACTTACGTGCTAACCAGCGAGGCGAATCAGCTGAGCGTCGAGAAGGTGTTAGTCTCAATCGCCCTCTTCGACCTCATGAAACTCCCGCTGACCATCCTGCCCATGCTGAGTGTTGACATAGCCGAGGTACGGCTCTCGCGAGATGGCGATGGACTAACAACCTCTTCGGCTATGGTGCACCTCCGCCTCTCTTATATCCATCAACTTCAGATCAAGGATCAAGAACGAACATTTTATCAACGCCTTAAACGAAATTGTGTATTATCTTTTAGGTTTCATTAGTTACATTCGCCACTTACGTTTTAATCGATGAAAATAACGTGCTTGACGCCACCAAAACCTTTGTCTCATTATCATTATTCAACATTCTACGATTTCCGCTAACAATGTTGCCCATGCTGATCACCAACCTGGTGCAAGTAAGTTACGCCCGATTGCAATACCAATTACTACCACTCTAGTCGATGACAGTGGGGCTGAGGGATTCCACTTTCCTTATCACTTCTGCCGATCCCCGGCGCCACTGTGATCGTCGATTTTGTGCCGTTTTGTGATTgtgatttatgtttatttactTAATTTGAATTCCTTTTTAGCCAAATCGAATTTACACCGAAATGTATTCCCCTAACCCAAGTTCCTTCCCCTACCCAGCATTAAATCCTTATACTCATTTATATCGAAATTATATGCTCATCGTCACATACGTGTGGGATTGAAAGTTGTCCGAACCAAACCAGTTCCGAATGGTCATATATCTGGTGGTTGGGTACCCATTTCATCCGTTTCAATAGCAACCATTTGTTTGGGTTTTGAATATGCCCTTGCAGAGGGCATTTAAGGGGGATTTACTTAAAGGTATAACGATGTTATTGAAATTTGTCTGAAAGAAAAATGCGATCAATAATCAGTTGGATATTTATGgcctttttaaataatttttttgttatatGATTAACTCATCACATATTCCAATTCCTTGCCCGTCTGCAGGGGTATATAAAATCCTCGGAAGAGCCGAGTATATTCCATATTCATTCAGATTTGGATTGTTGTCTTCACATTATTTTTCCTTTCCCAATTACTAACATATTTTGTGTATGAAAATTTACGTATatggcaaaacaattttaactGATATCCCATATTGCATGTGCGAACGAATAGACGCAAGTTTCCGTGAATCGTATCAATAAGTTCCTGAACAGTGAGGAACTGGATCCCAACAGCGTTCTCCACGATTCCTCTAAACGTAAGGACATTCAAGAAGTTGGTGAAGATCTTCAAGTTAATATATATCCTTATACATACAGCCCACTCAATGAGCATTGAGAACGGCGAGTTCTCTTGGGGCGATGAAATCACGCTGCGCAACATTAACATCGAGGTGAAGAAGAGCAGCCTGGTGGCCCTGGTTGGCACGGTCGGTTCCGGCAAGTCGTCCGTAGTGCAGGCATTCCTCGGTGAAATGGAAAAACTTGCCGGCGTTGTCAACACTGTGGGCAAGTTGGCCTATGTACCGCAGCAGGCGTGGATTCAGAATGCGACGGTGAGGGACAACATCCTCTTCGGGCAGACCTACGACCGAAAGCGCTACAACAAGGTGATCGACGCCTGTGCCCTGCGTGCCGATATCGACATCCTGTCAGCCGGAGATCTCACGGAAATCGGTGAGAAAGGCATTAATTTATCAGGTGGCCAGAAGCAGCGCATCTCGTTGGCCCGTGCTGTGTACAGTGATGCCGATCTGTATCTGCTGGATGATCCTCTGAGCGCCGTGGACGCCCATGTGGGCAAGCACATCTTCGAGGAAGTTATTGGACCCAAGGGTATACTGGCACGAAAGTCTCGCGTGCTGGTCACCCATGGTGTGACTTTCCTGCCCCAGGTGGACAGCATCTATGTGATGAAGATGGGCGAGATCAGCGAGAGCGGCACATTCGATCAATTGGTCAAGAACAAGGGCGCCTTCGCCGACTTCATTATCCAGCATCTGCAGGAGGGCaatgaagaggaggaggagcttaATCAGATCAAGCGCCAGATCTCCAGCACCGGAGATGTCCCTGAGCTGCTAGGCACTGTCGAAAAGGCCATTAAGTTGGCGCGCACGGAAAGCCTATCCGATTCCATGTAAGTTCATCTTTATAAAGGATTATAAAGTAATTatttaactaaataaattaacGTTCTTTTTTAGCTCCGTTACATCCGCTGATAGCTTGATGGGCAGCGGAGGAAGTCTTCGCCGGCGAACCAAGCGACAGGACTCCCACGATTCCGTAGCCTCAGCCGCTTCCCTGAAAAAGAAGCA contains the following coding sequences:
- the LOC6617773 gene encoding multidrug resistance-associated protein 1 isoform X11, yielding MAEDTSSPMDRFCGSTFWNATETWYTNDPDFTPCFEQTVLVWTPCAFYWTFVIFDFYYLKASLDRNIPWNKLNVSKALVNLGLLVITALDLIMALVKKGGDSELPLYDLDVWGPIIKFATFLLVFILIPLNRKYGVQTTGCQFIFWFLLTVLSIPRCRTEVRLDAERQKILNSQQPSEQDFSWEEYQFVSFFIFFTFTSMMLILNCFADGMPRQTKYQRGENEIPELSASFLSRITYQWFDKMALKGYRNPLEEKDLWDLRPQDSCSEVMPIFAHHWNQNVRKNYKNKARVEPKAQFSNGNVTFENPHGEKNGHKKGMASIMPPIYKSFGGVFLFGALMKLFSDTLTFAQPQVLSLIISFVEAKEAEPEWKGILYAVLLFVLAAAQTFILGQYFHRMFIVGLRIRTALINAIYRKALRISNSTKKESTVGEIVNLMAVDAQRFMELTTYLNMIWSAPLQIGLALYFLWQQLGPSVLAGLAVMIILIPVNGVIASRIKTYQIRQMKYKDERVKLMNEVLSGIKVLKLYAWEPSFEKQVLDIRDKEIATLRSTAYLNAGTSFLWSCAPFLVSLVTFATYVLTSEANQLSVEKVLVSIALFDLMKLPLTILPMLSVDIAETQVSVNRINKFLNSEELDPNSVLHDSSKPHSMSIENGEFSWGDEITLRNINIEVKKSSLVALVGTVGSGKSSVVQAFLGEMEKLAGVVNTVGKLAYVPQQAWIQNATVRDNILFGQTYDRKRYNKVIDACALRADIDILSAGDLTEIGEKGINLSGGQKQRISLARAVYSDADLYLLDDPLSAVDAHVGKHIFEEVIGPKGILARKSRVLVTHGVTFLPQVDSIYVMKMGEISESGTFDQLVKNKGAFADFIIQHLQEGNEEEEELNQIKRQISSTGDVPELLGTVEKAIKLARTESLSDSISVTSADSLMGSGGSLRRRTKRQDSHDSVASAASLKKKQEVEGKLIETEKSQTGGVEFAVYKHYIKSVGIFLSVATLVLNFVFQAFQIGSNLWLTQWANDQNVANDTGLRDMYLGVYGAFGFGQVTSYFFCSLTLALGCIFCSKVLHETLLSYVFRWPMELFDTTPLGRVVNRFSKDVDTIDNVLPMLWRMVISQAFAVLATIVVISLSTPIFLAVIVPIAFLYYVAQRFYVATSRQLMRLESVSRSPIYSHFSETVTGASTIRAYNVGDRFIEESDAKVDKNQVCKYPSVIANRWLAIRLEMVGNLIILFASLFAVLGGQTNPGLVGLSVSYALQVTQTLNWLVRMSSDIETNIVSVERIKEYGETKQEAPWELEQDKNKPKNWPQEGRVEFQNFQVRYREGLDLVLRGVSFNIKGGEKVGIVGRTGAGKSSLTLALFRIIEAAGGRISIDGVDIASMGLHMLRSRLTIIPQDPVLFSGSLRINLDPFEIKTDDEIWKALELSHLKSFVKSLAAGLNHEIAEGGENLSVGQRQLVCLARALLRKTKVLVLDEATAAVDLETDDLIQKTIRTEFKECTVLTIAHRLNTILDSDKVIVLDKGQITEFASPTELLDNPKSAFYSMAKDANLV
- the LOC6617773 gene encoding multidrug resistance-associated protein 1 isoform X5; translation: MAEDTSSPMDRFCGSTFWNATETWYTNDPDFTPCFEQTVLVWTPCAFYWTFVIFDFYYLKASLDRNIPWNKLNVSKALVNLGLLVITALDLIMALVKKGGDSELPLYDLDVWGPIIKFATFLLVFILIPLNRKYGVQTTGCQFIFWFLLTVLSIPRCRTEVRLDAERQKILNSQQPSEQDFSWEEYQFVSFFIFFTFTSMMLILNCFADGMPRQTKYQRGENEIPELSASFLSRITYQWFDKMALKGYRNPLEEKDLWDLRPQDSCSEVMPIFAHHWNQNVRKNYKNKARVEPKAQFSNGNVTFENPHGEKNGHKKGMASIMPPIYKSFGGVFLFGALMKLFSDTLTFAQPQVLSLIISFVEAKEAEPEWKGILYAVLLFVLAAAQTFILGQYFHRMFIVGLRIRTALINAIYRKALRISNSTKKESTVGEIVNLMAVDAQRFMELTTYLNMIWSAPLQIGLALYFLWQQLGPSVLAGLAVMIILIPVNGVIASRIKTYQIRQMKYKDERVKLMNEVLSGIKVLKLYAWEPSFEKQVLDIRDKEIATLRSTAYLNAGTSFLWSCAPFLVSLVTFATYVLIDENNVLDATKTFVSLSLFNILRFPLTMLPMLITNLVQTQVSVNRINKFLNSEELDPNSVLHDSSKPHSMSIENGEFSWGDEITLRNINIEVKKSSLVALVGTVGSGKSSVVQAFLGEMEKLAGVVNTVGKLAYVPQQAWIQNATVRDNILFGQTYDRKRYNKVIDACALRADIDILSAGDLTEIGEKGINLSGGQKQRISLARAVYSDADLYLLDDPLSAVDAHVGKHIFEEVIGPKGILARKSRVLVTHGVTFLPQVDSIYVMKMGEISESGTFDQLVKNKGAFADFIIQHLQEGNEEEEELNQIKRQISSTGDVPELLGTVEKAIKLARTESLSDSISVTSADSLMGSGGSLRRRTKRQDSHDSVASAASLKKKQEVEGKLIETEKSQTGGVEFAVYKHYIKSVGIFLSVATLVLNFVFQAFQIGSNLWLTQWANDQNVANDTGLRDMYLGVYGAFGFGQGFTSFFSDLAPALGSLHAAKVLHSMLLENVLRAPMTMFDTTPVGRILSRFSKDVESVDQKMPQVINDCIWCAFEVLATIVVISLSTPIFLAVIVPIAFLYYVAQRFYVATSRQLMRLESVSRSPIYSHFSETVTGASTIRAYNVGDRFIEESDAKVDKNQVCKYPSVIANRWLAIRLEMVGNLIILFASLFAVLGGQTNPGLVGLSVSYALQVTQTLNWLVRMSSDIETNIVSVERIKEYGETKQEAPWELEQDKNKPKNWPQEGRVEFQNFQVRYREGLDLVLRGVSFNIKGGEKVGIVGRTGAGKSSLTLALFRIIEAAGGRISIDGVDIASMGLHMLRSRLTIIPQDPVLFSGSLRINLDPFEIKTDDEIWKALELSHLKSFVKSLAAGLNHEIAEGGENLSVGQRQLVCLARALLRKTKVLVLDEATAAVDLETDDLIQKTIRTEFKECTVLTIAHRLNTILDSDKVIVLDKGQITEFASPTELLDNPKSAFYSMAKDANLV
- the LOC6617773 gene encoding multidrug resistance-associated protein 1 isoform X4, whose amino-acid sequence is MAEDTSSPMDRFCGSTFWNATETWYTNDPDFTPCFEQTVLVWTPCAFYWTFVIFDFYYLKASLDRNIPWNKLNVSKALVNLGLLVITALDLIMALVKKGGDSELPLYDLDVWGPIIKFATFLLVFILIPLNRKYGVQTTGCQFIFWFLLTVLSIPRCRTEVRLDAERQKILNSQQPSEQDFSWEEYQFVSFFIFFTFTSMMLILNCFADGMPRQTKYQRGENEIPELSASFLSRITYQWFDKMALKGYRNPLEEKDLWDLRPQDSCSEVMPIFAHHWNQNVRKNYKNKARVEPKAQFSNGNVTFENPHGEKNGHKKGMASIMPPIYKSFGGVFLFGALMKLFSDTLTFAQPQVLSLIISFVEAKEAEPEWKGILYAVLLFVLAAAQTFILGQYFHRMFIVGLRIRTALINAIYRKALRISNSTKKESTVGEIVNLMAVDAQRFMELTTYLNMIWSAPLQIGLALYFLWQQLGPSVLAGLAVMIILIPVNGVIASRIKTYQIRQMKYKDERVKLMNEVLSGIKVLKLYAWEPSFEKQVLDIRDKEIATLRSTAYLNAGTSFLWSCAPFLVSLVTFATYVLIDENNVLDATKTFVSLSLFNILRFPLTMLPMLITNLVQTQVSVNRINKFLNSEELDPNSVLHDSSKPHSMSIENGEFSWGDEITLRNINIEVKKSSLVALVGTVGSGKSSVVQAFLGEMEKLAGVVNTVGKLAYVPQQAWIQNATVRDNILFGQTYDRKRYNKVIDACALRADIDILSAGDLTEIGEKGINLSGGQKQRISLARAVYSDADLYLLDDPLSAVDAHVGKHIFEEVIGPKGILARKSRVLVTHGVTFLPQVDSIYVMKMGEISESGTFDQLVKNKGAFADFIIQHLQEGNEEEEELNQIKRQISSTGDVPELLGTVEKAIKLARTESLSDSISVTSADSLMGSGGSLRRRTKRQDSHDSVASAASLKKKQEVEGKLIETEKSQTGGVEFAVYKHYIKSVGIFLSVATLVLNFVFQAFQIGSNLWLTQWANDQNVANDTGLRDMYLGVYGAFGFGQVATNFFSSLAISLGCLKCSQLLHQTLLYYNLRWPMELFDTTPLGRIVNRFSKDIDTIDNVLPFNIRVVIGQAYMVLATIVVISLSTPIFLAVIVPIAFLYYVAQRFYVATSRQLMRLESVSRSPIYSHFSETVTGASTIRAYNVGDRFIEESDAKVDKNQVCKYPSVIANRWLAIRLEMVGNLIILFASLFAVLGGQTNPGLVGLSVSYALQVTQTLNWLVRMSSDIETNIVSVERIKEYGETKQEAPWELEQDKNKPKNWPQEGRVEFQNFQVRYREGLDLVLRGVSFNIKGGEKVGIVGRTGAGKSSLTLALFRIIEAAGGRISIDGVDIASMGLHMLRSRLTIIPQDPVLFSGSLRINLDPFEIKTDDEIWKALELSHLKSFVKSLAAGLNHEIAEGGENLSVGQRQLVCLARALLRKTKVLVLDEATAAVDLETDDLIQKTIRTEFKECTVLTIAHRLNTILDSDKVIVLDKGQITEFASPTELLDNPKSAFYSMAKDANLV
- the LOC6617773 gene encoding multidrug resistance-associated protein 1 isoform X9; its protein translation is MAEDTSSPMDRFCGSTFWNATETWYTNDPDFTPCFEQTVLVWTPCAFYWTFVIFDFYYLKASLDRNIPWNKLNVSKALVNLGLLVITALDLIMALVKKGGDSELPLYDLDVWGPIIKFATFLLVFILIPLNRKYGVQTTGCQFIFWFLLTVLSIPRCRTEVRLDAERQKILNSQQPSEQDFSWEEYQFVSFFIFFTFTSMMLILNCFADGMPRQTKYQRGENEIPELSASFLSRITYQWFDKMALKGYRNPLEEKDLWDLRPQDSCSEVMPIFAHHWNQNVRKNYKNKARVEPKAQFSNGNVTFENPHGEKNGHKKGMASIMPPIYKSFGGVFLFGALMKLFSDTLTFAQPQVLSLIISFVEAKEAEPEWKGILYAVLLFVLAAAQTFILGQYFHRMFIVGLRIRTALINAIYRKALRISNSTKKESTVGEIVNLMAVDAQRFMELTTYLNMIWSAPLQIGLALYFLWQQLGPSVLAGLAVMIILIPVNGVIASRIKTYQIRQMKYKDERVKLMNEVLSGIKVLKLYAWEPSFEKQVLDIRDKEIATLRSTAYLNAGTSFLWSCAPFLVSLVTFATYVLTSEANQLSVEKVLVSIALFDLMKLPLTILPMLSVDIAETQVSVNRINKFLNSEELDPNSVLHDSSKPHSMSIENGEFSWGDEITLRNINIEVKKSSLVALVGTVGSGKSSVVQAFLGEMEKLAGVVNTVGKLAYVPQQAWIQNATVRDNILFGQTYDRKRYNKVIDACALRADIDILSAGDLTEIGEKGINLSGGQKQRISLARAVYSDADLYLLDDPLSAVDAHVGKHIFEEVIGPKGILARKSRVLVTHGVTFLPQVDSIYVMKMGEISESGTFDQLVKNKGAFADFIIQHLQEGNEEEEELNQIKRQISSTGDVPELLGTVEKAIKLARTESLSDSISVTSADSLMGSGGSLRRRTKRQDSHDSVASAASLKKKQEVEGKLIETEKSQTGGVEFAVYKHYIKSVGIFLSVATLVLNFVFQAFQIGSNLWLTQWANDQNVANDTGLRDMYLGVYGAFGFGQVATNFFSSLAISLGCLKCSQLLHQTLLYYNLRWPMELFDTTPLGRIVNRFSKDIDTIDNVLPFNIRVVIGQAYMVLATIVVISLSTPIFLAVIVPIAFLYYVAQRFYVATSRQLMRLESVSRSPIYSHFSETVTGASTIRAYNVGDRFIEESDAKVDKNQVCKYPSVIANRWLAIRLEMVGNLIILFASLFAVLGGQTNPGLVGLSVSYALQVTQTLNWLVRMSSDIETNIVSVERIKEYGETKQEAPWELEQDKNKPKNWPQEGRVEFQNFQVRYREGLDLVLRGVSFNIKGGEKVGIVGRTGAGKSSLTLALFRIIEAAGGRISIDGVDIASMGLHMLRSRLTIIPQDPVLFSGSLRINLDPFEIKTDDEIWKALELSHLKSFVKSLAAGLNHEIAEGGENLSVGQRQLVCLARALLRKTKVLVLDEATAAVDLETDDLIQKTIRTEFKECTVLTIAHRLNTILDSDKVIVLDKGQITEFASPTELLDNPKSAFYSMAKDANLV
- the LOC6617773 gene encoding multidrug resistance-associated protein 1 isoform X8 → MAEDTSSPMDRFCGSTFWNATETWYTNDPDFTPCFEQTVLVWTPCAFYWTFVIFDFYYLKASLDRNIPWNKLNVSKALVNLGLLVITALDLIMALVKKGGDSELPLYDLDVWGPIIKFATFLLVFILIPLNRKYGVQTTGCQFIFWFLLTVLSIPRCRTEVRLDAERQKILNSQQPSEQDFSWEEYQFVSFFIFFTFTSMMLILNCFADGMPRQTKYQRGENEIPELSASFLSRITYQWFDKMALKGYRNPLEEKDLWDLRPQDSCSEVMPIFAHHWNQNVRKNYKNKARVEPKAQFSNGNVTFENPHGEKNGHKKGMASIMPPIYKSFGGVFLFGALMKLFSDTLTFAQPQVLSLIISFVEAKEAEPEWKGILYAVLLFVLAAAQTFILGQYFHRMFIVGLRIRTALINAIYRKALRISNSTKKESTVGEIVNLMAVDAQRFMELTTYLNMIWSAPLQIGLALYFLWQQLGPSVLAGLAVMIILIPVNGVIASRIKTYQIRQMKYKDERVKLMNEVLSGIKVLKLYAWEPSFEKQVLDIRDKEIATLRSTAYLNAGTSFLWSCAPFLVSLVTFATYVLTSEANQLSVEKVLVSIALFDLMKLPLTILPMLSVDIAETQVSVNRINKFLNSEELDPNSVLHDSSKPHSMSIENGEFSWGDEITLRNINIEVKKSSLVALVGTVGSGKSSVVQAFLGEMEKLAGVVNTVGKLAYVPQQAWIQNATVRDNILFGQTYDRKRYNKVIDACALRADIDILSAGDLTEIGEKGINLSGGQKQRISLARAVYSDADLYLLDDPLSAVDAHVGKHIFEEVIGPKGILARKSRVLVTHGVTFLPQVDSIYVMKMGEISESGTFDQLVKNKGAFADFIIQHLQEGNEEEEELNQIKRQISSTGDVPELLGTVEKAIKLARTESLSDSISVTSADSLMGSGGSLRRRTKRQDSHDSVASAASLKKKQEVEGKLIETEKSQTGGVEFAVYKHYIKSVGIFLSVATLVLNFVFQAFQIGSNLWLTQWANDQNVANDTGLRDMYLGVYGAFGFGQVLSKYLSGLALAIGGLHCSMNVFNKLLNTGLKWPMELFDTTPLGRILSRYSKDVDTVDSVLPAITAQLLNTCFGVLATIVVISLSTPIFLAVIVPIAFLYYVAQRFYVATSRQLMRLESVSRSPIYSHFSETVTGASTIRAYNVGDRFIEESDAKVDKNQVCKYPSVIANRWLAIRLEMVGNLIILFASLFAVLGGQTNPGLVGLSVSYALQVTQTLNWLVRMSSDIETNIVSVERIKEYGETKQEAPWELEQDKNKPKNWPQEGRVEFQNFQVRYREGLDLVLRGVSFNIKGGEKVGIVGRTGAGKSSLTLALFRIIEAAGGRISIDGVDIASMGLHMLRSRLTIIPQDPVLFSGSLRINLDPFEIKTDDEIWKALELSHLKSFVKSLAAGLNHEIAEGGENLSVGQRQLVCLARALLRKTKVLVLDEATAAVDLETDDLIQKTIRTEFKECTVLTIAHRLNTILDSDKVIVLDKGQITEFASPTELLDNPKSAFYSMAKDANLV
- the LOC6617773 gene encoding multidrug resistance-associated protein 1 isoform X2, translating into MAEDTSSPMDRFCGSTFWNATETWYTNDPDFTPCFEQTVLVWTPCAFYWTFVIFDFYYLKASLDRNIPWNKLNVSKALVNLGLLVITALDLIMALVKKGGDSELPLYDLDVWGPIIKFATFLLVFILIPLNRKYGVQTTGCQFIFWFLLTVLSIPRCRTEVRLDAERQKILNSQQPSEQDFSWEEYQFVSFFIFFTFTSMMLILNCFADGMPRQTKYQRGENEIPELSASFLSRITYQWFDKMALKGYRNPLEEKDLWDLRPQDSCSEVMPIFAHHWNQNVRKNYKNKARVEPKAQFSNGNVTFENPHGEKNGHKKGMASIMPPIYKSFGGVFLFGALMKLFSDTLTFAQPQVLSLIISFVEAKEAEPEWKGILYAVLLFVLAAAQTFILGQYFHRMFIVGLRIRTALINAIYRKALRISNSTKKESTVGEIVNLMAVDAQRFMELTTYLNMIWSAPLQIGLALYFLWQQLGPSVLAGLAVMIILIPVNGVIASRIKTYQIRQMKYKDERVKLMNEVLSGIKVLKLYAWEPSFEKQVLDIRDKEIATLRSTAYLNAGTSFLWSCAPFLVSLVTFATYVLTSEANQLSVEKVLVSIALFDLMKLPLTILPMLSVDIAETQVSVNRINKFLNSEELDPNSVLHDSSKPHSMSIENGEFSWGDEITLRNINIEVKKSSLVALVGTVGSGKSSVVQAFLGEMEKLAGVVNTVGKLAYVPQQAWIQNATVRDNILFGQTYDRKRYNKVIDACALRADIDILSAGDLTEIGEKGINLSGGQKQRISLARAVYSDADLYLLDDPLSAVDAHVGKHIFEEVIGPKGILARKSRVLVTHGVTFLPQVDSIYVMKMGEISESGTFDQLVKNKGAFADFIIQHLQEGNEEEEELNQIKRQISSTGDVPELLGTVEKAIKLARTESLSDSISVTSADSLMGSGGSLRRRTKRQDSHDSVASAASLKKKQEVEGKLIETEKSQTGGVEFAVYKHYIKSVGIFLSVATLVLNFVFQAFQIGSNLWLTQWANDQNVANDTGLRDMYLGVYGAFGFGQGVLAYFAVVIVYLGGFQAAKTIHNELLAIIIRGSVCRFFDITPIGRLLNSFSGDMDVVDEELPATMDSFMTFIFMVLATIVVISLSTPIFLAVIVPIAFLYYVAQRFYVATSRQLMRLESVSRSPIYSHFSETVTGASTIRAYNVGDRFIEESDAKVDKNQVCKYPSVIANRWLAIRLEMVGNLIILFASLFAVLGGQTNPGLVGLSVSYALQVTQTLNWLVRMSSDIETNIVSVERIKEYGETKQEAPWELEQDKNKPKNWPQEGRVEFQNFQVRYREGLDLVLRGVSFNIKGGEKVGIVGRTGAGKSSLTLALFRIIEAAGGRISIDGVDIASMGLHMLRSRLTIIPQDPVLFSGSLRINLDPFEIKTDDEIWKALELSHLKSFVKSLAAGLNHEIAEGGENLSVGQRQLVCLARALLRKTKVLVLDEATAAVDLETDDLIQKTIRTEFKECTVLTIAHRLNTILDSDKVIVLDKGQITEFASPTELLDNPKSAFYSMAKDANLV